The following proteins are co-located in the Chloroflexota bacterium genome:
- a CDS encoding glycosyltransferase, with translation MRASVIMTVKNEEGTIDDMLSSLLSQTRQPEEIVIVDGGSTDRTVERVNSFIAEGAPIKLLVVPGCNISQGRNRAVEAASGEIIVSTDAGVRLAPDWLAKLLAPFESSNATILGEADSGPIDVVSGFFKPDPRSIFEIAMGAAVLPAVEDIDPTSFLPSSRSVAYTRAAWVKVGGYPEWLDYCEDVVFDLNLRRLGCRFHFVPDAVALFRPRSTLKDFFRQYYLYARGDGKAGLWFHRHLIRYAAYTIGCLVLLLGFWYKGWWLMLFLGAAGYLYRPYRRLYPLVLHCSGGDRIKAVLLVPLIRLTGDIAKMIGYPVGVLWRLKNRGLRA, from the coding sequence GTGCGAGCGTCAGTCATTATGACAGTTAAAAACGAGGAAGGTACTATCGATGATATGCTTTCCTCTCTGCTGTCTCAGACGCGCCAACCCGAAGAGATCGTCATCGTCGACGGTGGCTCGACCGATCGAACGGTAGAGCGAGTCAATTCGTTTATAGCCGAAGGTGCGCCCATCAAATTGCTTGTGGTGCCTGGTTGTAACATCTCCCAGGGACGTAATCGGGCCGTCGAGGCGGCAAGTGGCGAGATCATCGTCTCAACCGATGCAGGGGTGCGTCTCGCCCCAGATTGGTTGGCCAAACTATTGGCTCCCTTTGAGAGCAGCAATGCAACTATCTTAGGGGAAGCGGACAGCGGGCCGATCGATGTTGTGAGCGGTTTCTTTAAGCCCGATCCACGAAGCATTTTTGAGATAGCGATGGGCGCAGCGGTCCTGCCTGCTGTGGAGGATATCGATCCGACATCCTTTTTGCCCTCCAGCCGATCGGTGGCTTATACAAGAGCCGCTTGGGTTAAGGTGGGCGGGTATCCGGAGTGGCTTGATTATTGTGAGGATGTTGTCTTCGATCTGAACCTGAGGCGTTTGGGATGTCGTTTTCACTTCGTTCCGGACGCAGTGGCTTTGTTTCGTCCTCGCTCCACGTTGAAGGACTTTTTTAGACAGTATTATCTGTATGCACGAGGGGATGGCAAGGCTGGACTATGGTTTCATCGCCATCTTATCCGCTATGCTGCCTATACCATCGGCTGTCTTGTGCTCCTACTTGGTTTTTGGTATAAAGGATGGTGGCTTATGCTCTTTTTGGGTGCGGCCGGTTACTTATATCGTCCTTATCGACGCCTATATCCGTTGGTCTTGCACTGCTCTGGAGGTGATAGGATAAAGGCTGTTCTCCTCGTTCCCCTCATTCGTCTTACGGGTGATATCGCTAAGATGATCGGCTACCCTGTTGGCGTTCTCTGGCGGCTGAAGAATAGAGGGTTGCGTGCTTGA
- a CDS encoding carboxypeptidase-like regulatory domain-containing protein yields MKRGYYVCFLMMIIALVGASRIGAVLAAENTTGNTVVALPMPFAQPSPTITPATTMVTATPSPPALSSTVYFVPRYLLNAPLTPSAEGRGATIRGRVLDRVGAGLAGIVIKLWGHNYKTLTISASDGGFAFVGLPLGSYSLAVEGFSGVPAENIFVDGRTGAVIEFVETTLLMTPTPGATPTMTVTVSPTPTPPSPTPTPFKTPVIRGTVTAGSPSPSVAEITPEPDTRRPSSEIFTLWPSWLRFDLWVESLWPAFFFGVAGAALVFCAGLIAAIWRR; encoded by the coding sequence ATGAAGAGAGGTTACTACGTCTGTTTTCTGATGATGATCATCGCCCTGGTGGGCGCGAGTCGAATTGGGGCTGTTTTGGCGGCGGAGAATACCACTGGCAATACAGTGGTAGCTCTGCCGATGCCATTCGCTCAGCCGAGTCCTACTATAACTCCAGCAACGACGATGGTTACAGCCACACCTTCTCCGCCCGCCCTCTCCTCCACGGTATATTTTGTGCCGCGCTATTTATTGAATGCGCCTCTTACTCCGTCAGCCGAGGGGCGTGGCGCCACAATTCGCGGTCGAGTACTGGATCGAGTTGGAGCTGGATTGGCCGGCATCGTAATCAAGCTCTGGGGTCATAACTATAAAACCTTGACGATTTCGGCGAGTGATGGGGGATTTGCCTTTGTTGGTCTCCCTCTGGGGAGTTATTCACTTGCGGTGGAGGGATTCTCTGGGGTGCCGGCGGAGAATATCTTTGTGGATGGACGAACTGGGGCGGTCATCGAGTTCGTTGAGACCACTTTATTGATGACACCAACACCTGGGGCGACGCCGACGATGACGGTGACGGTTTCACCGACGCCCACCCCGCCGTCACCTACGCCTACACCCTTCAAGACTCCTGTTATTAGAGGAACGGTGACTGCTGGTAGCCCATCGCCATCTGTGGCTGAGATCACTCCTGAACCTGACACCAGACGACCATCGTCAGAGATATTTACATTGTGGCCATCCTGGTTACGGTTTGATCTTTGGGTCGAATCATTATGGCCAGCCTTTTTCTTCGGGGTTGCTGGTGCAGCCCTCGTCTTCTGCGCAGGGCTTATCGCCGCCATTTGGAGGCGTTAA
- a CDS encoding undecaprenyl-phosphate glucose phosphotransferase has protein sequence MKRRVGTYFLFLTFINDLAMVNLASLLAYRLRFQANIFSYDEWQPYSAYLGLVGLQMIILPLVFALQGLYRPKRAVSWTDEFYAIFVALSIATVLMMAASAFASRDFAYSRLLLALAWFLSIILVTMGRFVLHSLYSLLRSRGIDRDRVLIMGTGETAQLILDKIRSSPGLGYHVVGFLSEDQDVGQVAGVPVLGQIEQLGAIIRSQGIDEIIIAIPNLSHKQLLDLVAKSQGARVGIKVFPDLFQMMASEVSIGDLNGLPLISVKDVALRGWNLTIKRMMDLVSSAVGLILLSPLMLLITALIKVTSPGGPVFYTQERVGLDGKPFQMLKFRSMRPGAEDETGPVWAKKGDPRTTRWGAFLRRFSLDELPQLINVLIGEMSLVGPRPERPYFVEQFQRRIPRYVERHNEKAGITGWAQVNGLRGDTSIEERTAYDLWYVENWTIWLDFKILIRSLLVILGDKNAY, from the coding sequence ATGAAACGGAGAGTAGGAACTTACTTTCTGTTTCTTACTTTTATCAATGACCTGGCGATGGTCAATTTGGCTTCCCTGCTGGCCTATCGCCTGCGCTTCCAAGCCAACATCTTCTCTTATGATGAATGGCAGCCCTATTCTGCCTACCTTGGGCTAGTGGGTCTGCAAATGATTATCTTACCCCTTGTTTTTGCCCTCCAGGGGCTCTATCGTCCCAAGCGAGCTGTTTCTTGGACTGACGAGTTCTACGCCATTTTTGTGGCCCTTTCCATTGCCACTGTTCTGATGATGGCGGCTAGCGCCTTCGCTTCACGAGATTTTGCTTACTCTCGTTTATTGTTAGCCTTAGCCTGGTTCTTGAGTATCATCCTGGTCACTATGGGGCGCTTCGTCTTGCATTCTCTATATTCTTTGTTGCGCTCTCGGGGGATTGATAGAGATAGGGTCCTCATCATGGGCACAGGTGAAACAGCGCAGCTCATCTTAGACAAAATTAGAAGTTCACCAGGGCTCGGCTATCACGTTGTGGGTTTCCTCTCAGAGGATCAAGACGTGGGCCAGGTAGCTGGTGTACCTGTGCTCGGCCAGATTGAACAATTGGGGGCAATCATCAGGAGCCAGGGCATAGATGAAATCATCATCGCTATTCCCAATCTATCCCATAAACAGCTGTTGGACCTGGTGGCAAAGAGCCAGGGAGCTAGGGTTGGCATCAAGGTGTTTCCGGATCTGTTCCAGATGATGGCTAGTGAGGTGAGCATTGGTGACCTGAATGGCTTACCTCTTATCAGTGTGAAAGATGTAGCCCTGCGAGGTTGGAACCTAACCATTAAGCGAATGATGGATTTAGTATCTAGTGCCGTAGGTTTAATCCTCCTATCACCCCTCATGTTGTTGATCACTGCTCTGATAAAAGTGACGTCGCCAGGGGGGCCCGTTTTCTATACCCAAGAACGGGTGGGGTTGGATGGGAAGCCTTTCCAGATGCTCAAATTCCGGTCAATGAGGCCAGGAGCTGAGGACGAGACTGGCCCGGTGTGGGCAAAAAAGGGTGACCCCCGTACCACTCGTTGGGGGGCTTTCTTGCGCCGTTTTTCGCTAGACGAGCTGCCTCAGCTGATCAATGTCCTCATCGGAGAAATGAGTCTGGTTGGGCCTCGCCCGGAACGGCCATATTTTGTGGAGCAATTTCAAAGGAGAATACCACGCTATGTAGAGCGACATAACGAGAAGGCCGGCATTACGGGGTGGGCGCAGGTTAATGGCTTAAGGGGGGATACTTCTATAGAAGAACGGACCGCTTATGACCTTTGGTATGTTGAAAATTGGACCATCTGGCTAGATTTCAAAATCCTAATACGCAGTCTCCTCGTAATTCTGGGAGACAAGAACGCTTATTGA
- a CDS encoding glycosyltransferase family 2 protein has protein sequence MLDLAIIIVNYNVCDLLRDCLKTVFSSEGGFSYEVFVVDNASKDGSVTMVSREFPQARLIESPFNGGYAYANNLALRVILDGYPSLPAVDDETSSALPRYILLLNPDTALSLYVLRDMIQFMDSHPDAGAAGPQLIRPDGSLDLACRRSFPTPAVSFYRMLGLSKLFPRSRRFARYNLTYLDPDDVAEVDSVVGAFMIIRSSMWRQVGLLDESFFMYGEDLDLAYRIKQRGWKVLYNGKVKVLHYKGESSRQDSWRPVIEFYRAMLIFYRKHYASTTPFPLNLLIVGGIYVQAILALLRNVWLSAIVRRLA, from the coding sequence GTGCTTGATCTAGCAATCATAATCGTAAATTATAATGTTTGCGATCTGCTACGGGATTGTCTTAAGACGGTTTTCAGCAGTGAGGGGGGATTCAGCTACGAGGTATTTGTTGTAGACAATGCGTCTAAGGATGGAAGTGTGACGATGGTAAGCAGGGAGTTCCCCCAAGCGCGTTTGATCGAGAGTCCATTCAATGGGGGATATGCTTATGCTAATAACCTCGCCTTGCGGGTGATACTCGATGGTTACCCATCGTTGCCAGCTGTAGATGATGAAACATCCTCAGCGTTACCCCGCTACATCCTGTTGCTGAATCCTGATACCGCTTTATCGCTCTACGTCCTAAGGGACATGATCCAGTTTATGGATTCTCATCCGGATGCTGGAGCGGCGGGCCCGCAGCTGATCAGGCCGGATGGTAGTTTGGATCTGGCCTGCCGCCGTAGTTTCCCAACTCCTGCGGTATCTTTCTACCGTATGCTCGGCCTGAGCAAGCTATTTCCGAGAAGCCGTCGGTTTGCCCGCTACAACTTGACCTATCTTGATCCAGACGACGTCGCGGAAGTCGACTCGGTGGTTGGCGCATTTATGATAATTCGTAGTTCGATGTGGCGGCAGGTTGGATTGCTTGATGAGTCGTTCTTCATGTATGGCGAGGATCTCGATCTGGCTTATCGAATTAAGCAGCGTGGTTGGAAAGTGTTATATAATGGGAAAGTCAAGGTATTGCATTATAAGGGCGAGAGCAGCAGGCAGGATAGTTGGCGGCCAGTCATCGAATTTTATCGTGCGATGCTGATCTTCTATCGTAAGCATTATGCGTCCACGACACCATTTCCGCTTAATCTCCTGATTGTAGGCGGAATCTATGTTCAGGCTATCCTGGCCTTATTGCGTAACGTGTGGTTGTCTGCGATCGTGAGGAGGCTAGCTTAA
- a CDS encoding aldehyde ferredoxin oxidoreductase family protein — MPYGYNGRILRVDLTERQVGIEENDEHFYRTYMGGSALGAYYLLKEMRPGCDAFSPLNILVLACSVVTGAPVSGLSRFSVTAKSPLTDAIGDSQAGGYWPAELKFAGFDAIVIKGRASSPVYLWIDDGQVEIRDAGHFWGKTTGETQILVRREVGDGDVQVACIGPAGEKLVRFASIVSGLNHVAGRTGMGAVMGSKNLKAVAVRGRKKVEVFDAETVRKIAKQAVEAVKRGFSLHELGTAGVVKWQQDDGGLPTRNYARGVFAGADKICGEAMRKQIYVKSESCYACAVRCKQVVAAEAPYKVDPTYGGPEYETLAALGSYLQIDNLVAIAKGNELCNKYGLDTISAGGTIAFAMECCERGIIGRKESDGLDLSFGNAQAMVEVLERIARREGIGDILAEGSARAARHFGKGAEQFAIESRGQELPAHMPQVKRSLALTYAVNPFGADHNSSDHDTSYEPEADLEGLRRLASLGLLNPRPLDALDNDKVRFFVYTQQVLALLDALTICIFVWGPSFQLLPINDLPSLVKAITGWRVTLWELMKVGERRTNLLRSFNAREGFTKEDDRLPERLFQPLPDGPSAGKGVDRCSWEIALEKYYAMMNWEAQTGNPTQAKLEELGLGWVADHLME; from the coding sequence ATGCCATATGGTTACAATGGCCGAATATTGCGTGTTGATCTCACTGAGCGTCAGGTCGGGATTGAGGAGAACGATGAGCACTTCTACCGTACTTATATGGGAGGAAGCGCGCTTGGTGCTTACTATCTTTTGAAGGAGATGCGGCCAGGCTGTGATGCCTTCTCGCCGTTGAATATCTTAGTGCTTGCCTGTAGTGTTGTCACTGGGGCACCGGTAAGTGGTCTCAGTCGCTTCTCGGTAACGGCTAAGTCACCATTAACTGATGCTATTGGGGATAGCCAGGCTGGTGGCTACTGGCCGGCTGAGTTGAAGTTTGCTGGCTTTGATGCCATTGTCATCAAGGGCAGGGCTTCAAGCCCTGTTTACCTCTGGATCGATGATGGACAGGTAGAGATCCGGGACGCAGGTCATTTTTGGGGGAAGACTACGGGTGAGACCCAAATACTCGTCCGTCGTGAGGTTGGTGATGGGGATGTGCAGGTAGCCTGTATTGGACCGGCTGGTGAAAAACTGGTTCGTTTCGCCAGCATAGTAAGTGGGCTCAATCATGTCGCCGGCCGCACGGGGATGGGGGCAGTGATGGGCTCGAAGAACTTGAAAGCGGTGGCCGTCCGTGGGCGTAAGAAGGTGGAGGTCTTTGATGCGGAGACGGTACGGAAGATTGCAAAGCAGGCCGTAGAGGCGGTGAAGCGTGGTTTCTCCTTGCATGAATTGGGTACGGCCGGAGTAGTGAAATGGCAACAGGACGATGGGGGGCTACCGACACGAAACTACGCTCGAGGCGTCTTTGCCGGAGCAGATAAGATCTGCGGAGAAGCGATGCGTAAACAAATATATGTGAAGAGTGAAAGCTGTTATGCTTGTGCCGTTCGCTGTAAGCAGGTGGTGGCGGCCGAGGCGCCGTATAAGGTCGATCCAACCTATGGTGGCCCAGAATATGAGACGCTGGCTGCTCTTGGCTCCTATCTGCAAATCGATAACCTGGTGGCCATAGCCAAGGGAAACGAGCTTTGCAACAAATATGGGCTTGATACCATATCCGCTGGTGGAACGATCGCCTTCGCTATGGAATGTTGCGAGCGAGGAATCATTGGAAGGAAGGAATCCGACGGGCTGGACCTATCCTTCGGCAATGCTCAGGCGATGGTAGAGGTACTGGAAAGGATTGCCAGGAGGGAGGGCATCGGTGATATCCTGGCCGAGGGTAGTGCCAGGGCAGCGCGCCACTTCGGTAAAGGAGCTGAACAATTCGCTATAGAGTCCAGAGGACAGGAGCTGCCGGCCCATATGCCCCAGGTGAAGCGATCATTGGCGCTAACTTACGCGGTCAATCCTTTTGGAGCCGATCATAATTCCTCGGATCATGACACTTCCTATGAGCCTGAGGCCGATCTGGAGGGCTTACGCCGACTAGCTAGCCTAGGCCTCCTGAATCCCAGACCGCTTGATGCCTTAGATAACGACAAGGTTCGTTTCTTTGTCTATACCCAGCAGGTACTTGCTCTTCTTGACGCTCTCACCATCTGTATCTTTGTTTGGGGACCGAGCTTTCAACTATTGCCAATTAATGATCTGCCCAGTTTGGTCAAAGCGATAACAGGTTGGCGGGTGACCCTGTGGGAATTGATGAAGGTAGGCGAGCGGCGGACGAATCTGCTGCGCAGTTTCAATGCCAGAGAGGGATTCACCAAGGAGGATGATCGTCTCCCTGAACGTCTCTTTCAGCCGCTGCCCGATGGCCCGAGCGCAGGAAAAGGGGTGGATCGCTGTAGTTGGGAGATAGCCTTAGAGAAATATTATGCGATGATGAACTGGGAGGCCCAAACCGGTAATCCAACGCAGGCCAAGCTGGAGGAGCTCGGCTTGGGTTGGGTGGCCGACCACCTGATGGAGTAA
- a CDS encoding glycosyltransferase family 39 protein, whose translation MGGRSAGRANYISIMILMAILVIAFGLRLWRIEAQSLWYDEGISALMAPRDLATITHDAAGDIHPPLYYYILHFWTALSGNSEIGLRYLSLIYGVLTVALTYKIGERLFNLGAGYFAGFIATFSPLLVYYSQEARMYMQVTFLAALSMYLFLRLLTRGYRIITVDSQGPSTSPLRSSLSSTGIGKVGRWDDLWVWIVYVLVTAAALYSHYFAFTIVLAQNFFLALTFWPRRSLAIKWVIAQGILLLLYVPWLAVSLKQLAVWPSVSEPFSFFTLLHKIFVAFSFGLSYEASNVEEVAFLALLVASLLLMYLPAQVGRPDRLRALAFNLAYVLFPVLVLYLLSLRRPMYNPKFLLLAVPGYCLLLGLGLDRLDRIVRCLPPISGMRLTRTALSMGAIAICVLLILTSSARSLLAYYYDPKYARDDYRGLVRQIESSFREGDAIVLNAPGQVEIFRYYYRGEGDVYPLPRQRPIDERDTEGELRRIAGGHKRVWLVLWAVQEADPNGFIEGWLDKHAYKANNTWYGGVRLCLYSLAAGEVGEATTDKVRVNFGNEVVLLGYRVVAQSPKPGDILPLTLFWQALEPLKKRYTVFVHLLDQREFICGQHDSEPAGGTKPTDSWAVADMVEDRHGIPILLGTPPGEYQIEVGLYETDTGKRLSILDEQGRATADRFLFGRVTVLRSNTPPKVEALRMPRLSGKTLLDNKVKFLGYGLYKLGSDSAEVNFAPADIAHLVLYWQALGDIEEDYARQIGLVGTNGVVTRTTEDEPMGGAYTTSKWHVGDLIRDQERIALHGLAPGEYKIVLYLKQDSGPGKMAGERVLRATVDLGSLWIR comes from the coding sequence ATGGGAGGCCGGTCAGCAGGGCGAGCGAATTATATAAGCATAATGATCCTAATGGCCATCCTCGTCATCGCCTTTGGCTTGCGCCTCTGGCGGATAGAGGCACAAAGCCTGTGGTACGATGAAGGAATAAGTGCGCTGATGGCTCCACGGGATTTGGCCACCATCACCCATGATGCCGCAGGGGATATTCATCCACCGCTTTATTACTACATTCTGCATTTCTGGACAGCCCTTTCCGGGAACTCGGAAATTGGCCTGCGTTATCTCTCCCTGATCTATGGCGTTCTAACTGTGGCTCTAACCTACAAAATTGGGGAGCGTTTATTCAATCTGGGAGCGGGCTATTTCGCAGGCTTCATAGCTACTTTTTCTCCTCTCCTAGTCTACTATTCTCAGGAAGCGAGGATGTATATGCAGGTAACCTTCCTCGCTGCTTTATCGATGTATCTATTTCTGAGATTGCTGACCAGGGGCTATCGAATTATCACCGTGGATAGCCAAGGTCCGTCTACCTCTCCACTGCGCAGCAGCTTATCCTCGACGGGGATAGGGAAGGTCGGACGATGGGATGATTTGTGGGTGTGGATCGTCTATGTTTTGGTCACTGCTGCGGCGCTGTACTCTCATTATTTTGCCTTCACCATCGTTTTAGCTCAGAACTTTTTCCTGGCTCTCACCTTTTGGCCACGGCGCAGTCTGGCCATCAAATGGGTGATAGCTCAGGGTATACTTCTACTCCTTTATGTTCCCTGGTTAGCCGTATCGCTGAAACAGCTGGCCGTCTGGCCGAGTGTCAGCGAACCATTTTCATTCTTCACTTTATTGCACAAGATTTTTGTGGCTTTCTCTTTTGGGCTTTCCTATGAGGCATCGAATGTCGAAGAAGTCGCCTTCTTAGCCTTGCTAGTGGCTAGCCTTCTATTGATGTATCTGCCTGCGCAGGTAGGAAGGCCTGATCGCCTTCGGGCTCTTGCCTTCAACCTTGCCTACGTTTTGTTCCCCGTATTGGTTCTTTATCTGTTATCCTTACGTCGCCCAATGTACAATCCCAAGTTTCTCCTGTTGGCTGTTCCTGGGTATTGTTTACTCCTGGGTTTGGGGCTGGATAGATTAGATAGGATCGTGAGGTGTTTACCACCCATTTCCGGGATGAGGTTGACCCGGACGGCTCTCTCGATGGGGGCCATTGCTATTTGTGTCCTGCTCATTTTGACTTCCAGTGCCCGCTCATTGCTGGCCTATTATTATGATCCGAAGTATGCTCGCGATGACTATCGGGGTTTGGTGCGGCAGATCGAGTCGTCCTTTCGGGAGGGGGATGCTATTGTCCTGAACGCTCCGGGGCAAGTGGAGATCTTTCGTTACTATTATCGTGGGGAGGGAGACGTTTACCCTTTGCCGCGGCAGCGGCCGATAGATGAGAGGGATACGGAGGGGGAGTTGCGGAGGATTGCTGGTGGGCACAAGCGGGTGTGGTTGGTGCTCTGGGCGGTGCAGGAGGCCGATCCCAACGGTTTCATTGAGGGCTGGCTGGATAAGCACGCTTACAAGGCAAACAACACCTGGTATGGTGGCGTACGGCTATGCCTTTATTCCTTGGCGGCAGGCGAGGTGGGGGAGGCTACCACAGATAAAGTAAGGGTAAATTTCGGTAATGAAGTCGTCTTACTGGGCTACCGTGTGGTGGCACAGTCACCAAAACCTGGCGACATCCTTCCACTGACGTTATTTTGGCAAGCGCTAGAGCCATTGAAGAAGCGCTATACTGTCTTTGTACATTTGCTTGATCAACGTGAGTTCATCTGTGGGCAACATGATAGTGAACCAGCAGGAGGAACCAAGCCGACCGATTCCTGGGCTGTCGCCGATATGGTTGAGGATCGTCATGGGATACCTATTCTCCTGGGCACCCCGCCCGGCGAATATCAGATTGAGGTAGGCCTCTATGAAACAGATACGGGTAAGCGCTTGAGTATCCTCGATGAACAAGGGCGCGCTACAGCCGACCGCTTCTTGTTTGGGCGGGTAACGGTGCTTCGGTCCAACACACCACCGAAGGTCGAGGCGCTCCGTATGCCACGTTTATCGGGTAAAACGCTTCTTGACAACAAGGTGAAATTTCTCGGTTACGGGCTCTATAAGCTGGGTAGCGACTCCGCGGAGGTTAACTTTGCCCCAGCCGACATAGCTCATCTGGTCCTGTACTGGCAGGCCTTAGGCGACATTGAGGAGGATTACGCGCGGCAAATAGGGCTGGTTGGTACGAATGGGGTTGTCACTCGTACCACAGAGGATGAGCCGATGGGGGGTGCGTATACCACAAGTAAGTGGCACGTTGGTGACTTGATTCGCGATCAGGAAAGGATCGCCCTACACGGGCTTGCGCCTGGGGAGTACAAGATCGTTTTGTATCTGAAACAGGATAGCGGGCCTGGGAAAATGGCTGGGGAGAGGGTTCTTCGGGCAACGGTTGATCTGGGGTCGCTATGGATTCGCTAG
- the pth gene encoding aminoacyl-tRNA hydrolase, translated as MYAHNRHNIGFRCVELLARRHELRFTLKRARSLISEGRIGGTRVVLAKPQTFMNLSGRAVQGLMQCYKSDPAALLVVHDDLDLSLGKIRIRPGGSAGGHNGVQSIIDHLGTEEFARLRLGIGRSAEGEPSDYVLSDFMPEERPVVEEMLARAMEAIEYLWEHGITAAMNRFN; from the coding sequence ATGTATGCCCACAATCGGCATAACATTGGTTTCCGGTGTGTCGAGCTCCTGGCTCGCAGGCATGAACTACGCTTTACGCTGAAGCGAGCGAGATCCTTGATAAGCGAGGGACGGATAGGGGGAACGAGGGTGGTTTTGGCTAAACCTCAGACTTTTATGAATCTAAGCGGTCGGGCTGTCCAGGGGCTGATGCAATGTTACAAATCCGATCCAGCCGCGCTCCTCGTTGTTCATGACGATCTGGATCTATCTCTGGGTAAGATTCGCATCCGGCCGGGGGGTAGCGCTGGAGGACATAACGGTGTTCAATCCATCATTGATCATCTGGGAACGGAGGAATTCGCCCGCTTGCGCCTGGGTATTGGCCGCTCGGCTGAAGGAGAGCCGTCTGATTATGTTCTGAGCGATTTCATGCCTGAGGAACGTCCTGTGGTAGAGGAGATGCTAGCGCGGGCTATGGAAGCCATCGAGTATCTTTGGGAACACGGAATCACTGCCGCTATGAATAGATTTAATTGA